A genomic stretch from Komagataeibacter xylinus includes:
- the gnd gene encoding phosphogluconate dehydrogenase (NAD(+)-dependent, decarboxylating) translates to MQIGIVGLGKMGGNIAIRLTRHGHEVVLYDRTPAVISKIAEQAVAGKTIASSGLKDMVSRLTAERRIIWLMLPAGPVTEAAVKELGGLLDKGDILIDGGNSFYKDDIRRAAELAKKGIHYVDVGTSGGVWGLERGYCMMYGGTKDATDHIDPILSALAPGIGDIPRTPNRDKPGFNPRAEQGYLHCGPAGSGHFVKMVHNGIEYGIMQAFAEGFHVMKSKNSTDLAEDQRFELNMADIAEVWRRGSVVSSWLLDLSARALAGNPDLSNYKGDVADSGEGRWTIEAAIEEAVPVPVMTEALFTRFRSRTGNNFAEKMLSAMRFGFGGHIEGTNN, encoded by the coding sequence ACGCCCGCCGTGATTTCCAAAATCGCGGAACAGGCCGTAGCCGGAAAGACCATTGCTTCATCCGGCCTGAAGGACATGGTCTCCAGACTGACAGCGGAGCGGCGGATCATCTGGCTCATGCTACCCGCAGGCCCCGTGACCGAAGCGGCGGTAAAGGAACTCGGCGGCCTGCTGGACAAGGGTGACATCCTGATCGATGGCGGCAATTCCTTCTATAAGGACGATATCCGTCGGGCTGCCGAACTGGCGAAGAAGGGCATCCACTACGTCGATGTCGGCACATCGGGCGGTGTGTGGGGGCTGGAACGCGGCTACTGCATGATGTATGGCGGCACGAAGGATGCCACCGACCATATTGACCCCATCCTGTCAGCCCTTGCACCCGGAATTGGCGATATTCCCCGCACGCCGAACCGCGACAAACCCGGTTTCAACCCGCGTGCAGAACAGGGCTACCTGCATTGCGGGCCTGCGGGGTCCGGCCATTTTGTAAAGATGGTCCATAATGGCATCGAATACGGTATCATGCAGGCCTTTGCCGAGGGCTTTCATGTCATGAAGTCCAAGAATTCCACCGACCTTGCCGAAGACCAGCGGTTTGAACTGAACATGGCCGATATCGCTGAAGTCTGGCGGCGCGGCAGTGTGGTTTCGTCTTGGCTGCTCGACCTTTCGGCGCGTGCGCTGGCGGGCAACCCGGACCTGTCCAATTACAAGGGCGACGTGGCGGATTCCGGTGAAGGTCGCTGGACCATAGAGGCGGCGATCGAAGAAGCCGTTCCCGTACCGGTCATGACGGAAGCCCTGTTCACGCGTTTCCGTTCCCGCACGGGTAACAACTTTGCCGAAAAGATGCTGTCTGCCATGCGTTTCGGCTTTGGTGGCCATATCGAAGGCACGAACAACTGA
- the zwf gene encoding glucose-6-phosphate dehydrogenase, with the protein MESIVASASSQIDDTRHENVPRRGPPGVFVIFGGGGDLTHRLLVPALYNLASAGLLDSHFSIIVVDRADVSAADLRQSFHASLENFVTSRGTEAVTLHDDVWKRLSSSIDYVRGSFEDNATYDVLARKIGNQNCIFYLAVAARFFGTIVDQLGVSGLAKESGKAFRRVIIEKPFGSDLQSAIALNERLLRTLDESQIYRIDHYLGKETVQNILALRFSNGFFEPLWNRDNIDHVQITAAETVGVEQRARFYESTGAVRDMVPNHVMQLLAMTAMEAPISFDADAVRDEKTKVLKAIHTVQHHDVVRGQYAAGSIKGKPVASYRDEPGVDPHSHTETYVAMKLMIDNWRWAGVPFYVRTGKRLAARKTEIAVHFKSAPYALFRDTPVDKLTPNIMLLHIQPTEGVTLQFSAKIPGPTVHLGGVRMKFDYSEWFHEGPSTGYETLLYDCMIGDATLFQRADNIEAGWRVVQPVLDWMHAPVGLDFYAAGSEGPKAADDLLARDHRHWLKIGS; encoded by the coding sequence ATGGAGAGCATTGTCGCATCCGCGTCCTCGCAGATTGACGACACCCGGCATGAAAACGTGCCGCGTCGCGGGCCACCAGGGGTCTTTGTCATATTTGGCGGGGGCGGGGACCTGACGCACCGCCTTCTTGTGCCGGCACTCTACAACCTGGCTAGTGCGGGGCTGCTGGACAGCCATTTCTCCATCATTGTGGTGGACCGGGCCGATGTCTCGGCTGCCGACCTGCGCCAGAGCTTTCATGCGTCATTGGAAAATTTCGTAACCAGTCGCGGGACCGAAGCCGTCACCCTGCATGATGATGTATGGAAGCGCCTGTCCTCCAGCATCGACTATGTGCGTGGCTCATTCGAGGATAACGCGACATACGATGTCCTTGCCCGGAAAATCGGCAACCAGAACTGCATTTTCTATCTTGCGGTGGCCGCCCGTTTTTTTGGCACGATCGTGGACCAGCTTGGCGTATCGGGCCTTGCGAAGGAAAGCGGGAAAGCCTTTCGCCGGGTCATTATCGAAAAGCCCTTCGGCAGCGACCTGCAATCCGCCATCGCGCTGAACGAACGGCTGCTGCGCACGCTTGATGAAAGCCAGATCTACCGGATCGACCACTATCTGGGCAAGGAGACGGTGCAGAACATCCTTGCCCTGCGCTTCTCCAATGGTTTTTTTGAGCCCCTGTGGAACCGCGACAATATCGACCATGTGCAGATCACCGCAGCCGAGACGGTGGGGGTGGAACAGCGCGCGCGGTTTTATGAAAGCACGGGTGCAGTGCGCGACATGGTGCCCAACCATGTCATGCAGCTATTGGCCATGACGGCCATGGAAGCCCCCATTTCATTCGATGCCGACGCCGTACGTGATGAAAAGACCAAGGTGCTCAAGGCGATCCATACCGTGCAGCACCATGACGTGGTGCGCGGCCAGTACGCGGCAGGCAGCATCAAGGGAAAGCCAGTTGCCAGCTATCGTGACGAACCCGGCGTGGACCCGCATTCCCACACCGAAACCTATGTTGCGATGAAGCTCATGATCGACAACTGGCGCTGGGCGGGAGTGCCGTTCTATGTGCGCACCGGCAAGCGCCTGGCCGCGCGCAAGACGGAAATCGCGGTGCATTTCAAGTCAGCACCCTATGCTTTGTTCCGCGACACGCCGGTGGACAAGCTGACCCCTAATATCATGCTGCTGCATATCCAGCCGACCGAAGGGGTAACGCTACAGTTTTCCGCCAAGATTCCCGGTCCCACGGTGCATCTGGGTGGGGTGCGTATGAAGTTCGACTATTCCGAATGGTTTCACGAGGGGCCAAGCACCGGCTACGAAACGCTGCTGTATGACTGCATGATAGGCGATGCGACCCTGTTCCAGCGTGCGGACAATATCGAGGCCGGATGGCGC